A region of Coturnix japonica isolate 7356 chromosome 15, Coturnix japonica 2.1, whole genome shotgun sequence DNA encodes the following proteins:
- the HPS4 gene encoding Hermansky-Pudlak syndrome 4 protein isoform X2 — translation MVVSGSGWSQVGRRCRPQRFRPSRPQCSRPQRFMARPQHNPALWWNYFFLYDGSKVKEEGDPTSAGICYFYPPQTLPDQQELLCGQIAGVVHCMTEISGVPPSLIRLRKLKFAVIVDGDYLWVLGCAVDLPDISCRRFLEQLISLFTFYNGPVHQAYMEFSQEELNRLWDRYIEYIQKSTNDLHKIFNSLWNLDKTKVDPLLLLKAALILQTCQRSPHIFAGCVTYKGLIVSTQLPPPLTAKVLLQGSESSGQSEPGGEEQQEPDSLLPQGVRIIPVFLTEDEVSVLRVEWMNRSTTAPASPREEKNTLSSPAISELTGIHINQDLNDISVLTEEASRAATPHDVQSGSFANSVPLKGFPRMEDRKKSSPTAELSSPGNERSELSRKASFSSDGHVKELPSPSKLHTAQHAQTTDSYLEGFSFPNPYAKEQESQSTQESLVDSHVEQHSFQSCLAGNASPTTCSAAQELSRRKSSEQDEQETLSQNSVSAKSDTASGHWSLDCPSPVAQSELRSKNQLMAADVQEGLPSAPAENTGCTQSGEQDWPQAGRLATQGRESDKHCKLIQMSLYVHSIKGLVLSLLAEDCLRDDQSSIEDVYHSSLASLNGLEVHLRETLPKDFLSSAKTTYSFTHYDCIQNVLTGMPPQQFMPAGTLSRRPTSSSWVLHYAIRVLPTLRTVLSACQTKPSKSC, via the exons ATGGTGGTGAGCGGGAGCGGCTGGTCTCAGGTCGGTCGGCGTTGTAGGCCGCAGCGCTTCAGGCCGAGTAGGCCGCAGTGTTCCAGGCCGCAGCGCTTCATGGCTCGGCCCCAGCACAACCCGGCCCTGTG GTGGAATTACTTCTTCCTTTACGATGGCTCCAAGGTTAAGGAGGAGGGGGATCCTACCAGCGCTGggatttgttatttttatccCCCTCAG ACTCTCCCtgaccagcaggagctgctgtgtggacaGATTGCTGGCGTGGTTCACTGCATGACTGAGATTTCAGGAGTTCCTCCGAGCCTTATTCGCCTGAGAAAGCTCAAGTTTGCAGTTATAGTGGATGGAGATTACCTGTGG gtgctgggctgtgctgtcGATCTCCCTGATATCAGCTGTAGACGGTTTCTGGAGCAGTTGATCAGCCTCTTCACATTCTACAATGGACCTGTGCACCAGGCTTACATG GAGTTTTCTCAGGAGGAACTAAACAGGCTGTGGGACAGATACATTGAATACATCCAAAAAAGCACCAATGACCTCCACAAGATTTTCAATTCTCTCTGGAATCTGGATAAAACCAAG GTGGACCCACTGCTTTTACTGAAAGCAGCTCTCATCTTGCAGACTTGCCAGCGGTCTCCCCACATCTTTGCAGGCTGCGTTACCTACAAAGGCTT GATTGTGAGCACCCAGTTGCCTCCTCCCCTCACTGCCAAAGTTCTCCTCCAAGGCAGTGAGTCTTCAGGCCAG AGTGAGCCTGGaggtgaggagcagcaggagcctg ATTCCCTGTTGCCGCAGGGTGTCCGTATCATCCCAGTGTTCCTAACAGAAGATGAAGTCTCAGTGCTCCGAGTGGAATGGATGAATAG ATCAACCACGGCCCCAGCAAGccctagagaagagaagaacaCCCTCAGCTCCCCAGCAATTTCAGAATTGACAGGAATTCACATAAACCAAGACCTGAATGATATCTCTGTGCTCACTGAGGAAGCTTCAAGAGCAGCCACACCACATGATGTGCAATCAGGCAGTTTTGCAAATTCAGTTCCTTTGAAGGGCTTCCCCAGAAtggaagacaggaaaaagaGTTCTCCAACAGCAGAACTGAGTAGCCCAGGCAACGAAAGGTCAGAGCTCAGTAGAAAAGCATCCTTCTCATCAGATGGACACGTAAAAGAGCTGCCGAGCCCTTCCAAGCTCCATACTGCTCAGCATGCTCAAACTACAGATTCATATCTGGaaggcttttcctttccaaacccATATGCCAAGGAACAGGAGAGTCAGAGCACTCAGGAATCTCTTGTGGACTCTCATGTTGAACAACACAGTTTTCAGAGCTGTCTTGCAGGCAATGCCAGTCCAACtacctgctctgctgcccaagagctgagcagaaggAAGTCAAGTGAACAAGACGAACAAGAGACTCTGAGCCAAAATAGTGTTTCTGCAAAAAGTGATACAGCCAGTGGCCATTGGAGCTTGGATTGCCCAAGCCCTGTTGCACAGTCAGAGCTCAGAAGCAAGAAtcagctgatggctgcagatgTTCAGGAggggctgcccagtgccccagcAGAGAACACAGGCTGTACACAGAGTGGGGAACAGGACTGGCCTCAGGCAGGCAGGCTGGCAACCCAGGGCAGAGAGTCTGACAAGCACTGCAAGCTCATTCAGATGAGCTTGTATGTCCACAGCATCAAGGGGCTCGTGCTCTCTCTGTTAGCTGAAGATTGCCTCCGAGATGACCAGAGCTCAATTGAGGATGTG TACCACAGCAGTCTGGCTTCTCTGAATGGCCTTGAGGTTCATCTGAGGGAGACTTTGCCCAAAGACTTTTTGTCCTCAGCCAAAACAACCTACAGCTTCACTCACTATGACTGCATCCAGAATGTGCTCACAG GAATGCCTCCACAGCAGTTTATGCCTGCCGGAACCCTGTCCAGGAGACCTACTTCCAGCAGCTGGGTGCTCCACTACGCAATTCGGGTGCTCCCAACCCTCAGGACAGTGCTTTCAGCTTGCCAAACAAAGCCAAGCAAAAGCTGCTGA
- the HPS4 gene encoding Hermansky-Pudlak syndrome 4 protein isoform X3, which translates to MTEISGVPPSLIRLRKLKFAVIVDGDYLWVLGCAVDLPDISCRRFLEQLISLFTFYNGPVHQAYMEFSQEELNRLWDRYIEYIQKSTNDLHKIFNSLWNLDKTKVDPLLLLKAALILQTCQRSPHIFAGCVTYKGLIVSTQLPPPLTAKVLLQGSESSGQSEPGGEEQQEPDSLLPQGVRIIPVFLTEDEVSVLRVEWMNRSTTAPASPREEKNTLSSPAISELTGIHINQDLNDISVLTEEASRAATPHDVQSGSFANSVPLKGFPRMEDRKKSSPTAELSSPGNERSELSRKASFSSDGHVKELPSPSKLHTAQHAQTTDSYLEGFSFPNPYAKEQESQSTQESLVDSHVEQHSFQSCLAGNASPTTCSAAQELSRRKSSEQDEQETLSQNSVSAKSDTASGHWSLDCPSPVAQSELRSKNQLMAADVQEGLPSAPAENTGCTQSGEQDWPQAGRLATQGRESDKHCKLIQMSLYVHSIKGLVLSLLAEDCLRDDQSSIEDVYHSSLASLNGLEVHLRETLPKDFLSSAKTTYSFTHYDCIQNVLTANVPHPPGPLDRHFLRAATLIHSDFNQLPTVSEVIVRNASTAVYACRNPVQETYFQQLGAPLRNSGAPNPQDSAFSLPNKAKQKLLKHGVNLL; encoded by the exons ATGACTGAGATTTCAGGAGTTCCTCCGAGCCTTATTCGCCTGAGAAAGCTCAAGTTTGCAGTTATAGTGGATGGAGATTACCTGTGG gtgctgggctgtgctgtcGATCTCCCTGATATCAGCTGTAGACGGTTTCTGGAGCAGTTGATCAGCCTCTTCACATTCTACAATGGACCTGTGCACCAGGCTTACATG GAGTTTTCTCAGGAGGAACTAAACAGGCTGTGGGACAGATACATTGAATACATCCAAAAAAGCACCAATGACCTCCACAAGATTTTCAATTCTCTCTGGAATCTGGATAAAACCAAG GTGGACCCACTGCTTTTACTGAAAGCAGCTCTCATCTTGCAGACTTGCCAGCGGTCTCCCCACATCTTTGCAGGCTGCGTTACCTACAAAGGCTT GATTGTGAGCACCCAGTTGCCTCCTCCCCTCACTGCCAAAGTTCTCCTCCAAGGCAGTGAGTCTTCAGGCCAG AGTGAGCCTGGaggtgaggagcagcaggagcctg ATTCCCTGTTGCCGCAGGGTGTCCGTATCATCCCAGTGTTCCTAACAGAAGATGAAGTCTCAGTGCTCCGAGTGGAATGGATGAATAG ATCAACCACGGCCCCAGCAAGccctagagaagagaagaacaCCCTCAGCTCCCCAGCAATTTCAGAATTGACAGGAATTCACATAAACCAAGACCTGAATGATATCTCTGTGCTCACTGAGGAAGCTTCAAGAGCAGCCACACCACATGATGTGCAATCAGGCAGTTTTGCAAATTCAGTTCCTTTGAAGGGCTTCCCCAGAAtggaagacaggaaaaagaGTTCTCCAACAGCAGAACTGAGTAGCCCAGGCAACGAAAGGTCAGAGCTCAGTAGAAAAGCATCCTTCTCATCAGATGGACACGTAAAAGAGCTGCCGAGCCCTTCCAAGCTCCATACTGCTCAGCATGCTCAAACTACAGATTCATATCTGGaaggcttttcctttccaaacccATATGCCAAGGAACAGGAGAGTCAGAGCACTCAGGAATCTCTTGTGGACTCTCATGTTGAACAACACAGTTTTCAGAGCTGTCTTGCAGGCAATGCCAGTCCAACtacctgctctgctgcccaagagctgagcagaaggAAGTCAAGTGAACAAGACGAACAAGAGACTCTGAGCCAAAATAGTGTTTCTGCAAAAAGTGATACAGCCAGTGGCCATTGGAGCTTGGATTGCCCAAGCCCTGTTGCACAGTCAGAGCTCAGAAGCAAGAAtcagctgatggctgcagatgTTCAGGAggggctgcccagtgccccagcAGAGAACACAGGCTGTACACAGAGTGGGGAACAGGACTGGCCTCAGGCAGGCAGGCTGGCAACCCAGGGCAGAGAGTCTGACAAGCACTGCAAGCTCATTCAGATGAGCTTGTATGTCCACAGCATCAAGGGGCTCGTGCTCTCTCTGTTAGCTGAAGATTGCCTCCGAGATGACCAGAGCTCAATTGAGGATGTG TACCACAGCAGTCTGGCTTCTCTGAATGGCCTTGAGGTTCATCTGAGGGAGACTTTGCCCAAAGACTTTTTGTCCTCAGCCAAAACAACCTACAGCTTCACTCACTATGACTGCATCCAGAATGTGCTCACAG CCAATGTGCCCCATCCACCTGGCCCTCTGGATCGGCACTTCCTGAGGGCTGCCACACTGATCCACTCTGACTTCAATCAGCTTCCAACTGTTTCAGAAGTGATTGTTAG GAATGCCTCCACAGCAGTTTATGCCTGCCGGAACCCTGTCCAGGAGACCTACTTCCAGCAGCTGGGTGCTCCACTACGCAATTCGGGTGCTCCCAACCCTCAGGACAGTGCTTTCAGCTTGCCAAACAAAGCCAAGCAAAAGCTGCTGAAGCATGGAGTGAACCTACTTTGA
- the HPS4 gene encoding Hermansky-Pudlak syndrome 4 protein isoform X1, which produces MVVSGSGWSQVGRRCRPQRFRPSRPQCSRPQRFMARPQHNPALWWNYFFLYDGSKVKEEGDPTSAGICYFYPPQTLPDQQELLCGQIAGVVHCMTEISGVPPSLIRLRKLKFAVIVDGDYLWVLGCAVDLPDISCRRFLEQLISLFTFYNGPVHQAYMEFSQEELNRLWDRYIEYIQKSTNDLHKIFNSLWNLDKTKVDPLLLLKAALILQTCQRSPHIFAGCVTYKGLIVSTQLPPPLTAKVLLQGSESSGQSEPGGEEQQEPDSLLPQGVRIIPVFLTEDEVSVLRVEWMNRSTTAPASPREEKNTLSSPAISELTGIHINQDLNDISVLTEEASRAATPHDVQSGSFANSVPLKGFPRMEDRKKSSPTAELSSPGNERSELSRKASFSSDGHVKELPSPSKLHTAQHAQTTDSYLEGFSFPNPYAKEQESQSTQESLVDSHVEQHSFQSCLAGNASPTTCSAAQELSRRKSSEQDEQETLSQNSVSAKSDTASGHWSLDCPSPVAQSELRSKNQLMAADVQEGLPSAPAENTGCTQSGEQDWPQAGRLATQGRESDKHCKLIQMSLYVHSIKGLVLSLLAEDCLRDDQSSIEDVYHSSLASLNGLEVHLRETLPKDFLSSAKTTYSFTHYDCIQNVLTANVPHPPGPLDRHFLRAATLIHSDFNQLPTVSEVIVRNASTAVYACRNPVQETYFQQLGAPLRNSGAPNPQDSAFSLPNKAKQKLLKHGVNLL; this is translated from the exons ATGGTGGTGAGCGGGAGCGGCTGGTCTCAGGTCGGTCGGCGTTGTAGGCCGCAGCGCTTCAGGCCGAGTAGGCCGCAGTGTTCCAGGCCGCAGCGCTTCATGGCTCGGCCCCAGCACAACCCGGCCCTGTG GTGGAATTACTTCTTCCTTTACGATGGCTCCAAGGTTAAGGAGGAGGGGGATCCTACCAGCGCTGggatttgttatttttatccCCCTCAG ACTCTCCCtgaccagcaggagctgctgtgtggacaGATTGCTGGCGTGGTTCACTGCATGACTGAGATTTCAGGAGTTCCTCCGAGCCTTATTCGCCTGAGAAAGCTCAAGTTTGCAGTTATAGTGGATGGAGATTACCTGTGG gtgctgggctgtgctgtcGATCTCCCTGATATCAGCTGTAGACGGTTTCTGGAGCAGTTGATCAGCCTCTTCACATTCTACAATGGACCTGTGCACCAGGCTTACATG GAGTTTTCTCAGGAGGAACTAAACAGGCTGTGGGACAGATACATTGAATACATCCAAAAAAGCACCAATGACCTCCACAAGATTTTCAATTCTCTCTGGAATCTGGATAAAACCAAG GTGGACCCACTGCTTTTACTGAAAGCAGCTCTCATCTTGCAGACTTGCCAGCGGTCTCCCCACATCTTTGCAGGCTGCGTTACCTACAAAGGCTT GATTGTGAGCACCCAGTTGCCTCCTCCCCTCACTGCCAAAGTTCTCCTCCAAGGCAGTGAGTCTTCAGGCCAG AGTGAGCCTGGaggtgaggagcagcaggagcctg ATTCCCTGTTGCCGCAGGGTGTCCGTATCATCCCAGTGTTCCTAACAGAAGATGAAGTCTCAGTGCTCCGAGTGGAATGGATGAATAG ATCAACCACGGCCCCAGCAAGccctagagaagagaagaacaCCCTCAGCTCCCCAGCAATTTCAGAATTGACAGGAATTCACATAAACCAAGACCTGAATGATATCTCTGTGCTCACTGAGGAAGCTTCAAGAGCAGCCACACCACATGATGTGCAATCAGGCAGTTTTGCAAATTCAGTTCCTTTGAAGGGCTTCCCCAGAAtggaagacaggaaaaagaGTTCTCCAACAGCAGAACTGAGTAGCCCAGGCAACGAAAGGTCAGAGCTCAGTAGAAAAGCATCCTTCTCATCAGATGGACACGTAAAAGAGCTGCCGAGCCCTTCCAAGCTCCATACTGCTCAGCATGCTCAAACTACAGATTCATATCTGGaaggcttttcctttccaaacccATATGCCAAGGAACAGGAGAGTCAGAGCACTCAGGAATCTCTTGTGGACTCTCATGTTGAACAACACAGTTTTCAGAGCTGTCTTGCAGGCAATGCCAGTCCAACtacctgctctgctgcccaagagctgagcagaaggAAGTCAAGTGAACAAGACGAACAAGAGACTCTGAGCCAAAATAGTGTTTCTGCAAAAAGTGATACAGCCAGTGGCCATTGGAGCTTGGATTGCCCAAGCCCTGTTGCACAGTCAGAGCTCAGAAGCAAGAAtcagctgatggctgcagatgTTCAGGAggggctgcccagtgccccagcAGAGAACACAGGCTGTACACAGAGTGGGGAACAGGACTGGCCTCAGGCAGGCAGGCTGGCAACCCAGGGCAGAGAGTCTGACAAGCACTGCAAGCTCATTCAGATGAGCTTGTATGTCCACAGCATCAAGGGGCTCGTGCTCTCTCTGTTAGCTGAAGATTGCCTCCGAGATGACCAGAGCTCAATTGAGGATGTG TACCACAGCAGTCTGGCTTCTCTGAATGGCCTTGAGGTTCATCTGAGGGAGACTTTGCCCAAAGACTTTTTGTCCTCAGCCAAAACAACCTACAGCTTCACTCACTATGACTGCATCCAGAATGTGCTCACAG CCAATGTGCCCCATCCACCTGGCCCTCTGGATCGGCACTTCCTGAGGGCTGCCACACTGATCCACTCTGACTTCAATCAGCTTCCAACTGTTTCAGAAGTGATTGTTAG GAATGCCTCCACAGCAGTTTATGCCTGCCGGAACCCTGTCCAGGAGACCTACTTCCAGCAGCTGGGTGCTCCACTACGCAATTCGGGTGCTCCCAACCCTCAGGACAGTGCTTTCAGCTTGCCAAACAAAGCCAAGCAAAAGCTGCTGAAGCATGGAGTGAACCTACTTTGA